From Dehalococcoidales bacterium, a single genomic window includes:
- a CDS encoding ubiquinone/menaquinone biosynthesis methyltransferase: protein MENQNAPEAPRPLHGMFTAVPPRYDLINSIITLGMDKRWRRKAALACLEDGPKRILDIGCGTGDLSINIARLAGKDTEVTGLDYSPPMLAKARQKAEQAGVKVSFIEGDATHLPFPDAFFDRVGISFAFRNLTYKNPLGPPHLAEVLRVLKPGGRYIAVESSQPENAFIRACFHLYLRAYVGPAGQLLSGNKGAYHYLAESARHYHSPTEVREMLLGEGFREVRYQPLFFGAAGLHTAFK, encoded by the coding sequence ATGGAAAACCAGAACGCCCCGGAGGCACCCCGCCCGCTGCACGGCATGTTCACCGCCGTACCCCCCCGCTACGACCTTATCAACAGCATTATAACGCTGGGGATGGACAAGCGGTGGCGGCGAAAGGCGGCGCTGGCCTGCCTGGAAGACGGCCCGAAAAGAATCCTCGATATCGGGTGCGGCACCGGCGACCTCTCCATCAATATAGCCAGGCTGGCGGGTAAAGACACGGAAGTAACCGGACTGGACTACTCCCCGCCGATGCTGGCCAAGGCGCGGCAGAAAGCAGAGCAGGCCGGGGTCAAGGTGAGCTTTATCGAGGGGGACGCCACGCACCTGCCCTTCCCCGACGCTTTTTTCGACCGGGTGGGGATATCGTTCGCTTTCCGCAACCTGACCTACAAGAACCCGCTCGGGCCGCCGCACCTGGCCGAGGTACTGAGGGTGCTGAAACCGGGGGGGCGGTATATCGCCGTGGAGTCCAGCCAGCCGGAGAACGCCTTTATCCGGGCGTGTTTCCACCTCTACCTGCGCGCCTACGTGGGGCCGGCGGGGCAACTGCTTTCCGGCAACAAGGGCGCGTACCACTATTTGGCGGAGTCCGCCCGGCACTATCACTCCCCTACGGAAGTGCGGGAGATGCTGCTGGGGGAGGGTTTCCGCGAAGTGCGTTACCAGCCGCTTTTCTTCGGGGCGGCGGGTCTGCACACCGCCTTCAAGTAA
- a CDS encoding prenyltransferase produces the protein MSKLRFWFLETRPQFLILSVVLAFMGTTVAWYDGEVNIWHAVLAGFGLLLAHASVNILNDYFDFRSGVDQAAIRTPFSGGSGILPANLLTPRQVLWLGIGCFLLSVPIGVYFIVVSGWQLLPLLIIATFFIVLYSPFILKRPWPEWSAGVGLGALPILGMYFVQTGAYTGDAIIACVPSALLVHNLLLLNEFPDVEADKIASRRTMPIAIGRKNAATVYTVAAYAVYAWIIAWVAIGWGDINPHMPAWTLLGLLTLPLTIRATRGSFHSEDPARFMPGMAANVMVVMGTQLLIGIGYILAHAV, from the coding sequence GTGAGTAAATTAAGATTCTGGTTCCTGGAAACACGCCCCCAGTTCCTCATCCTATCCGTGGTGCTGGCTTTCATGGGTACCACCGTGGCCTGGTATGACGGCGAGGTCAACATCTGGCACGCCGTGCTGGCCGGTTTCGGGCTGCTGCTGGCCCACGCCAGTGTCAACATCCTCAACGACTATTTCGATTTCCGCAGCGGCGTCGACCAAGCGGCGATACGCACGCCGTTCAGCGGCGGCAGCGGCATCCTGCCCGCCAACCTGCTCACGCCGCGCCAGGTTCTCTGGCTGGGAATAGGCTGTTTCCTGCTTTCAGTACCCATCGGGGTATATTTTATCGTAGTAAGCGGCTGGCAACTGCTGCCATTGCTGATAATAGCCACTTTTTTTATCGTGCTTTACAGCCCCTTTATCCTCAAGCGCCCCTGGCCGGAGTGGAGCGCCGGCGTCGGCCTTGGAGCTTTGCCGATACTGGGCATGTACTTCGTGCAGACCGGGGCTTATACCGGTGACGCCATCATCGCCTGCGTCCCCTCCGCCCTGCTGGTGCACAACCTGCTATTGCTCAACGAGTTCCCGGACGTGGAAGCGGATAAAATCGCCAGCCGCCGCACCATGCCCATCGCCATCGGGCGGAAAAACGCGGCGACTGTTTATACGGTGGCGGCCTACGCGGTTTACGCCTGGATTATCGCCTGGGTGGCAATCGGCTGGGGCGATATCAACCCCCACATGCCCGCCTGGACGCTGCTGGGGCTGCTGACGCTCCCGCTGACCATACGGGCGACGCGAGGCTCCTTCCATTCCGAAGACCCCGCCCGATTCATGCCGGGCATGGCCGCCAACGTGATGGTGGTGATGGGAACACAGCTTTTAATAGGCATAGGATATATCCTGGCGCACGCCGTTTAA